Sequence from the Helianthus annuus cultivar XRQ/B chromosome 13, HanXRQr2.0-SUNRISE, whole genome shotgun sequence genome:
CAGACAACGTATCAGACACGACTACATAATCTAGAAAAGGAAGAGTAGAGGTTCGTCCACGAAAAGTACCAGCTGTTTTACCCtcaaccctcttctcccctttcTCAGGCTTGTCAGCTTTTGTCTTCTTTCTTGTCTCCACCTGAGCAGAAGGATCAACAGGAATCTCTGCATCATCACCAACAACCTCATGAACAGGCTCGCTAACAGCGGTCTGCGCGGTACCTGCACGTGCGCAACGCGAAGTTAGACCTTCAGAAGATCTATCAGAACTTCCACTCGAGAGAACAACAACTTCCTCCCGAATAGGATCAATAGGgccatcttcatcatcttcacctAAAGCAACATTGGCATATCTAGCAAAACTCTCATCAGATGGGTGCAAAAAACGGCCTCGAATTTGGTTTAACCAAGTCGGTTTCCCATCTTCTTGGATCGCCTCAACCATGGCACCCGCAGCCTTCGGGTCCAAAACATTTATCAAACTATATCCAACTGCAAAAAACGAAGGAATAAGGAAGAATGCACAAAAAACAAGGTAATTCAAATATACTTTAAGAAAATCACATACATTTGCCTTGGTAACCATAAACAGGCACACCCAAGGGGTTCTTCGGTACCCACAACAAACTCATTCCAGCAGTAACCAAAGCCATCTCCTCCAACTGAGAAATGACAGTTGCTTTTTGTGTTAGTTTCTTGTACCAATCTTGTTTAGCAAAACCCACCAAAGCATCGACCTTCGGGATTCCTTCACCCACCGACCGATAATGCATATCCACCGGAATAACACCGCGACGAATGTAGAAAAAGTTCTGTTTCCAATCGTGCAAGCTCTTCAGAGGAACAGAGCAAACGAGAGCAACACCTGTCCGGGCGTTGAAAGAATAGAAGCCATTGGTATAAGTAACACTGTAGAAGACGTTGAACATCTCAAATGTCGGATCAATACGGTAGGCTCTACAAACATATTCAAAGTGAGTAATACGCGGAAGCCCAATCGCGTTAATTTGAGAAATATGGAGCCCATAGTTCCTCAACACCGAGGTAGTAAACTTGGTAATTGGAAGCCTGAAGTTACCCTCCCGAAAAAATGCAGCATACAAAGTCAAGTAGCCCGGAGGTGCATCCATGGCGGTAGAACTAGCGATCGGATATTGGGCTCCCCACCCCGGACGAAAACCCATTCTTTGTACCAAATTGTGGAACTCTTCTTCCCTCCACCCTATCACCGCTTGGTTAGGGCCAGGAGGAGCCTTccctttatttttttcttttcttcagaGAAGGATTAATGTCACGACCCCCTACCCCACCTAGATGGAGTCGGGAGCCAAGAGCAgcccgtggtaccggtggttatttttgaaaaacattgcagcggaaatttcatcaggaccgtgagttaggaaaaatctcagagtttagaaaacaccggattttatttaaatagatggaataaatttatgttttacaaaggtagcttttaataagggataaacccaaaaacaatatttcttaagttgatttaattaataaaataagccacttctggaagcccttcagtgccggatccaactcttactccaatctactgtaattacctgaaacgcgttttaaaaaggttttgtcagcggaaaatactgagtgagttcattcaggttttatataaaacagatttgttataattaacagtattaagagcgattacaatgtttctgatatcaaccaactacccacagtatttgtcactcgacccattggccctcctgttgtccaatggtgtctgtgagtatggtcatatcaccccttggctgccccaatggtgaagattatcaagtaatgtatacaaaaccccacataccggctgtaacatggtgattacaaagacttaatccgtgtaattataactttgaaaataaatagggttttggaaataatttgataaaaagagaatgactcacattataagcatgcagtattgaattaacaagcttcatgattcagattcttctgagaattagtatctactttgattgtaagtgtatggggtagagtTTAACCAATGGACAAGCCTGATAACTTAATTTAAGcgataatgcacacgaaactaggtaaataactaatgcagcatttacgataactcacgagattaaaccctcacaacgaatgacaaagtgcgatacttaaacatccagtggattcacaacgaatgacagagtatagcccgaattcgggtgatactcaaacatcctgtcggaatcacgacgaatgacaaagtataaacccaatttgagcagcacttaaacattcatcggatagtttcaatcgatcggatattgaatcgtagcagcgatctaGTTAttacccggtatcgtagcagaattcgagctagtgtgtgtttggtagtaatCAGACTATAACTCAGTGTACGAATTGTGTTTTATCGTCGTTCCAACGCCAAACTGTAAGTCCcacacccctctatttatacttaAAATTTGTCCCTCTCGGGTGTCGTGAGGGGTCACCTGGGcggcgtcgcgtggcgcgacgggccACATTTCTTTGTAGAGTTGCCACGTGTGTTTGTAGGTTAGCTGAGTCGACGGATTGAAGAATCTCGTATTTTACAACGAGTTATAAGGATAATCGTcaagtagggaataccccccccccctgagttttaggggccctgatcctgattctgattattctgaaaattttagggtttatgtagaATTACTTAAGGGTCTTAACTAAGGTTTCCTTGTGaacaaaatataataataaataatagttttggtggaATCACAAAAAGGAAAataaacggtgagaaaagagaatggatccactttgtaactttagggtttaacttagaaaatctcctggtataaattttgggtataacttctaagctatatatatatatatatatatatatatatataatatatatatataatgcactcgtggtaagtatagtacccctaattcaatcttgtcccgatgtcccgagacagaatcccaacgaacttagtcgggcagagccctgacatgaGTTATGGGttccagatcaatcggaaagggtagcggtgatcggaagttacaatacttaaaacaaGGCATGGCTTTGGAGTATAATACTAAAGAGAAAAAAAATAGAATTAAGAGATAGGGAGAGGGGGGCCAGAGCCACAGAGTGTGAGAAACAAAAGAATGAATGTTGCTTTTTTATTTATACGAAATGGTGGACTTGGGGTGTAAGTTTTAACCTCCACGCATGCATTTACCATTTAATGCAAAGAACACGTAAACTTTGAACATTCCATGCAATTGTTTTGTttgtaattattttattttatttaatatatatattattatattccATATGTTTATCTTTTAGTCTTTatcattattattttattttaaagttGGTCACGTACGTCCATTTAAAAAAAGTGGgatttactattattattttattaatttacttattataattaattcaactgcttcacttatttgacgcttataacttctaaaatatgacgttttataaaataataaatatgtcattagaatgagaataattttatctacattttgaatcaagtttcattaaaaacatagtaggttcaaatataatgtatttttataatttaattatttaaacGATTCCTGGGTCCgactaggtacttcatatttctaatagttaacttacccgtaatctacctgtctaataatataagttatTATATACTTTTACTTTATTTGGAAATGTCACCTATATACAGGCCAattataatatttcaaccaactatataaaatagtgtttaaaactatttgggttgaatatttatattaaaaataaactagttactagttactagtggttaataaatttaatcaaacctataatttttatataaaaataggaatgttacattctccccaccttgttttaaatctcgtcctcgagatttgggttacgatatttctttttgactttatgtcatattttagtcaataaaaacaatattaaggTAGCTGACACAgaattaaaatatcaaattttgGGAATACGAGTTGTACATTAAGTAGGattcaatggttcaactgaattagttcAAGAAATTGATGACAAACGAATGAGATAAAATGATATAATTTCTGAAGTGACTAGGTTCAaaccaaaagatatatgatcaatagataTGAATGTGAATGACTTTTAGAAtcaataaaattctttgtcaaaagaaagcttactttgattggcaactgaggaaGACTTAGAATCGACAGGgtcaaaatgaaataaaaacatgaaaataatTGTCAatattatgatatgagaaaatcaatgtgctgagatgagtgaattgtaaggatacatgaaaagacaatagagttagtgtattattattttaatatataattgcaaaaattttatttttcttgaataatatatatttatatacaccTATGGCCAGTGCTTAGTCgaaattatataatatttattacTATATTAGAGGTATTGTAAAAAGGAAATACTTATATTTGGAGTCCAGTTCACATTTATCCAATTCAATTATAGTAATCTATGTAAAAGGAAACTTAGATCCAAATGTGTACTcgtatctatatatattaataaaggagATGATTTGGGCTATTTGTCCTTGGATGGTGAAGCCAATTTGATGATGTGGCATGTTATGGTGGATTAGAGGttgattttgggagggaatcCATCTCAATTCTCAATACACAAACCAAAATCAACTCTGGACGCGGGATCCGACTACATTTGGGTCACCCATGTTTTCAAATGGATCATATATATTCCTTTTTAACGCTTTCTTCTCTCCCGTAACTTCATTTTTCAGAAACCCTAAATACCAAACATTCTTCTCCTTCACGCTACAGGATCCCAATGttcatccttctccttcttcaACTTCTTTGATCCATCTGGTGGTTGATTCTATCAACAAACCCTAATCGCCAAGTAAGTTCTTCTGTTTTTGTGTAGATCTACGAAATAATTTCAAccagaaaaagaataaaaaaaatctaGATCTGTTGGATTACAATTGAAAGCAATAGATAAACAACCCAAATTTCAATTTCATTTGGGTTCGGTCAGTGTAATTATGCTCATGATGCGTTCAGTGTTTGTTGAGTAATTATTAAAGGTTCTCTTATTTTCTGATGATGTATTCTTATACTATGTATATCCAATTACTATGTATATCCAATTACTTAGCTGCAATATGATTACTTACTATGAAGAATTTTTAGTTGTTTTCAGAGTTACTTTGCTGAAATATGATAGCTTATTTGATTCATATACAGATTCTAATTTACCAGCAGTTTTTTCTTTACATATGAATACAATGAAAGTTCATGATATGATTAAACAGTTATTTTATtctaatttcttttttttttccagaTATTGTCGTATCAATTCGGCACTTGGTTCTTTAAGGTGCTCCTTGATCCAACTTCTTCTCAAGTGGTACTAATattcttttatatgtttttaCCATTATTTCAATTGATTTTAAGAATtgttataataataatttttttttgcagCCAGTGCCTCATAATGTCGTATTAATTATCAGTTCTTCAAAGGGTATTTTGAGATTTATTTTACGTACATATAATGAGGGGCATCTATGCATTCGGAAGGTACTGTCGAGAGTTTTAACTTTCTGTCAAATTATCAAAGCTCTTTGAAAATCACCAAGTTGTATGTGCACATGGTAGATGAAACTGGCCTTTTCAATTGTCTCTGACTTGGTATGCTATTTTATAATTAAGAACTTGGTATGCTATttaataattgtttctcaatttTAAGTGAAACAGTGCCAAATAAATGAAAATTTTTCCCTTCTTTAGTTAAGGTTAATAGAGTCATGGCCGTAATGGAACGTGCAAGGGCGAAGCTACATAGGAGCCAGGGGATACAGGTAACGAGTCAGAGTAAGTTAAGTTCGATTGGCCAAAATTTCTAAATTATAGTTAGAAGTATATTTTATCTTTTATATTATAAACATCAATTTTCACTTACATTTTATCTTTTGGATCGCCGGTGAACTAGAACCTGACAGTTTTCCTCCCATTTCGTAGGTATGGTATTGAAGCCCCAATACCATTGACTATGTGTGTATTAGACAAAAATTTTGATCTTACTGATGAGTATTGTCTTTTGTATTAAATTTCTGGTTGAAAATACTTTTGTACTCAAAATGGGAAAACATGTTAATGTGAAATTTGTAGTAACAATTCACAATTTGATCTTTCAGTGAACAATGCTAATATATTTGATTGATTAATGTTATTGTGTTTGATTTAAAAGTTTTCTTTCATGAATGCTCTGGACTTACTTTATGTGTCTTTGATATATTAATGTTGAAAATGAAGGTTTTTTTATTAGTTATATGATCCTATCATcctattttacttataatatttttattttattatttataaatgcaTGGATTGAAGATGGGTACCTATCATGGTTCATTAAGTACTAAAGGTTTATCAAAAACTCAACTTGGTGGTGTCATATTTTGTGCCAATAAAACAAAAGTCAGCAAATGCATTTGCAAGAAACTCTTTGGTGAGTTATCTATTTCGACTGATGATTACTTTTTTTCTCATGCAAATCCTTCGTTCATGGTTAACCTGTAGGTACTATTGTTGCACTTAATAATTCTTTAGATGAACTTAGATATGATCATGTGAAATCAGTTTATCTTCTTCTGCAAAGTCACCAATATGCACCTCCTTTTAACGGGTCAAAGATGTGCGTAGAAACTTTGATGACTTCCCATGTAAGGTTTTAGCATTAATACACTGTGTTTTTATATATTACTTTTACTAGATATTTCACTTTTAACAATTTTATAtaatgttttgtgtaggaatggTATCCTCTTTATTTCAAATGGTTAAGCGAAAGCGTGAATTAGAGGTGATAATCTCAACCTGGGTTATGTGTAATTTGTAAATGGGTTGATTGTTGTGTTTgatacatttttttttatttctttgtaGTTAAATTGAATTAATATGGCCACTCATGTATATATTGTGGTAAATGTGAGAATTCTAtgcagtttttttttttgtaattaaatGATACTCATCCATCAAGTTCATTACTTGAACTCGTGCGAATGCTTTGAATGCTTTTTGATGATGAACATTTGGGTTGGAAAACAATCACGGAATGTAGGAAGgcaagttttttttttactaCACATAGTATTAGCCAAAGTGTTGGAAAAGTCCTTCTGTTGAGCCGATTTGACAGTGGAACGCCATATAAGGCCTCGAGGTAGTCTAATCTGTTACTCTCTTTAATTTCACGTACGTTTTCATTTTTTTGTATGTTAGTGAACTAGATATACATGTATTTTTTCCTGCCTCGAGGTTGACCCGTTTATTTTCAACCATATATCTTTGTTCAACTTATTTGATCTATTAGAACAAAACATAATCTGATTTGACCCATTATTAATTACGTAAGTGAATCACCATTGCCGGCTCTAACCTGTAATCCTTTTCTATAGGGTTGTATTCATCAAGAAAAAGCTAGGGTGATTCTGCAACATTATCAATGGTACTTCCTTAATAGCTACCTATACTAATTAAATTTTATATCGGCGGTTTAGGTGTGGTAATGTCGTCATTCTTGAGCTGGATAAGAACGGGAATCTGAATAAACAGTTTCGATTATTTGAAGCGGCTCAACAGATTTGTTAATAAGATCCACAGTTTCGAGTATAAATAGTTTCGAGTATTTAAATGTTAAATGGTTAAGTTTTGAAGTAATAATAGATTTGAATGTGCAGCTTATTCCCAACCTTTGAAGTAATAATAGAATTAAAGATGTTAGTTTCTCAAATTGTTGAGTTTTGTTATAGTAACAAGGAACTTCAGATTATTGTAGGAAGAACTTGTGCATGGAGAAAAAGGGCACTGGAGATGGTATTGTGAGCTATGGAATGGATGATGGGGATGACATTTATATGCTTTCTTGGACATGCACCATTATTTGACCCCACAATGTGTTGCGTAGGTTGAGTATTACTTTGAGCTTTGAGCAATATCCATGGGTCGGTTCATGTAATGGGTAATTTTGTGTGGGTTAAAACAATTCAGGGTCGGTGATTCAAGATGATGTGTGATTAACTTCAGTGATCTGAATTGGTTTTGTATTGTGATTTGGGTAGATATATAATGTAGATCAAgtattaaaatcttcatttttgaAGGGATATAATGAAAACTGAAACTAATTTTTAAAGGATACAAATGAAAATTACCATTTTTTAAAAGATAAGAAAAGTTTCTTTTATTTGTTGTCTGATATACTTTAGGTCCACACTGAATGACTATAGTGCCCTCAAATCACAAATTCACACCTAACACTTAAAACAAATGTGACTTTTctgccttttttttttttttaccttttacaGCTCCTTAGGGTGTGCGTGTGCACTCCCCCTCCTAATAAGGTAGACATGCCATTGGTTGGGAAACGGGTCAAAACGAGTATTTGGGGTATGTAGGTGTTCTCCATTCACtcttatattttatattatttatttatttttgtaatcTGAAGAGTAGGTTTGTATCAAAATTTCAGGTTGGTATGGAAAGTCTCCCATTGGAGTTGGTTTAATCTAAATGAATGTATTTATGCCGGTTTAGAAGTTACTAAACTTATCGGCTATCTGTAAGTTTCGTGAATTCCTTTGATGACCTGCATTtcttgtgttttattttaaatCGATCAAATGAGTAGAATTT
This genomic interval carries:
- the LOC118485566 gene encoding uncharacterized protein LOC118485566 isoform X2 — protein: MAVMERARAKLHRSQGIQMGTYHGSLSTKGLSKTQLGGVIFCANKTKVSKCICKKLFVYLLLQSHQYAPPFNGSKMCVETLMTSHEWYPLYFKWLSESVN
- the LOC118485566 gene encoding uncharacterized protein LOC118485566 isoform X1 codes for the protein MAVMERARAKLHRSQGIQMGTYHGSLSTKGLSKTQLGGVIFCANKTKVSKCICKKLFDELRYDHVKSVYLLLQSHQYAPPFNGSKMCVETLMTSHEWYPLYFKWLSESVN